The following coding sequences are from one Stigmatopora nigra isolate UIUO_SnigA chromosome 12, RoL_Snig_1.1, whole genome shotgun sequence window:
- the gpatch11 gene encoding G patch domain-containing protein 11, translating to MSDEEDDYMSDAFLNQIQDVKPGVTMVRRVKEAMKREEKHKEINIKNRQKTFKEQEKESRETALQSSISNDNKGFALLQKMGYKAGQGLGKQGAGRVDPIPLNIKTDRGGIGMEEAKKRKAEEELERYRKKIQADKQNETKSLQDFRSRVQTEREERKMEGDLRRSQRACEQLDSQKDITVPREEWYWPKVEDDEQTDDLKEEEEEEDESVELTTFDKLHILTSYLREIHFYCIWCGTTYNDEEDLCTNCPGNTEADHE from the exons aTGTCCGACGAGGAAGATGATTACATGTCTGATGCTTTCCTAAATCAAAT ACAAGATGTCAAACCAGGTGTCACCATGGTGAGGCGGGTGAAAGAAGCAatgaaaagggaagaaaaacacaaagagATCAACATCAAAAATCGACAAAAAACCTTTAAGGAGCAAGAAAAGGAAAGCCGTGAAACAGCTTTGCAGAGCTCTATTAGTAATGACAATAAGGGATTTGCACTTTTACAGAAAATGGGTTATAAAGCTGGACAAGGCCTTGGAAAGCAAG gGGCCGGCAGAGTTGACCCAATTCCACTGAATATTAAAACTG ACAGGGGTGGTATTGGAATGGAAGAGGCAAAGAAGAGAAAAGCAGAAGAGGAGTTGGAACGATATCGAAAGAAAATACAAGCAGATAAACAAAATGAGACCAAATCTCTGCAAGATTTTAG GTCGAGAGTACAGACTGAAAGAGAGGAGCGAAAAATGGAAGGAGACCTGAGAAGAAGTCAACGAGCCTGTGAGCAGTTGGATTCACAGAAG GACATCACGGTCCCAAGAGAGGAATGGTACTGGCCTAAAGTAGAGGATGATGAGCAGACAGATGATcttaaagaagaagaagaggaggaggatgagagtGTGGAGTTAACG ACATTTGATAAACTGCATATATTGACATCCTATTTAAGAGAGATCCATTTTTACTGCATATGGTGTGGAACAACCTATAATG ATGAAGAGGACCTCTGCACAAACTGTCCTGGGAATACAGAAGCAGACcatgaataa